A region of Myxococcus stipitatus DSM 14675 DNA encodes the following proteins:
- a CDS encoding DUF4139 domain-containing protein, translating to MLVVPSILDAVTVHAEGALCTRVATLQLVEGRVPTEVQLNGLPLSLRAGTLRASVRQGPPGLTVRAIRPTYDVQLPPEVDVPSEHQALEAARARVSDVTTRLAGLQRELQAIGALKPTFAPKNKDHYQPHEAPLAAMLSLTSFVDAELAALHSRRLGLERDLRDAEADVQLRRQRLHEASSAVRGERARVYRAAVLTLSGTPWPRETPALIALEYAVPGARWVPTYDLHLPKTLEEGTMRMRASIIQRTGEDWSGVKLAVSTAALDRRAEVPELKALRIGRRQPAPPRSGWREPPPGLDELFAGYDSFRPAPASAFKNQPLNGPGAAPYQAAIGGVLPQEGAAAPDMTAQLEEATSGGAPQAKKKSRPHRDVDMAGAPAPAMAAPGGPASASASRSAPRPPSAPMASKPSQNLARMEPEDMPARSRARGFRGGAPSPKQYEGMDDDDMAKESLSLDEPMMADLAPEPESEDGFGGSAEKPGATSRLDPADQWLDYERLSLGPADGESSARGRLHPRPSHVTREVMALSAIQVQVNVVSFVAVCEREVASLWRVPAPAWTVPPRESAMHFDARFDVETRADVPSDGTWHTLPVLSVPVGLSPEYVCVPSVEPRAFRTVRVENRTPYPLLAGPVDVTLGDEFLMTSPLPTMPPGSTQRLGLGVEESIKVARNTRFDEASGGIFGGATMLTHQVSVELANRLTNRILIEVCERVPAVPSNFEKDIKVEETEVAPHWQKRTPLPGEVPVEGERAWRVVLQPGEAQTLKATWTVKIPASKMLGGGNRRT from the coding sequence ATGCTCGTCGTGCCATCCATCCTGGATGCGGTCACCGTTCACGCGGAGGGGGCGCTGTGTACACGCGTCGCCACCCTGCAACTGGTGGAGGGCCGCGTTCCAACCGAAGTCCAGCTCAACGGTCTTCCCCTGTCACTGCGTGCCGGAACACTCCGAGCCAGCGTGAGACAAGGACCACCCGGTCTCACCGTCCGCGCCATCCGCCCGACCTACGACGTCCAGCTTCCACCTGAAGTCGACGTGCCCAGCGAGCATCAAGCGCTGGAGGCGGCCCGCGCGCGGGTCTCGGATGTGACAACGCGGCTGGCGGGACTGCAGCGCGAGCTCCAAGCCATTGGCGCGCTCAAGCCCACGTTCGCTCCGAAGAACAAGGACCACTACCAGCCGCACGAGGCACCGCTGGCCGCGATGCTGTCGCTGACGTCCTTCGTGGACGCGGAGCTGGCCGCCTTGCACTCGCGACGTCTGGGGTTGGAGCGAGACCTGCGCGACGCGGAGGCCGACGTACAACTGCGGCGACAGCGCTTGCACGAAGCCTCCAGTGCCGTGCGCGGTGAGCGAGCCCGCGTGTATCGCGCCGCCGTGCTCACGTTGTCCGGCACCCCCTGGCCTCGCGAGACACCCGCGCTCATCGCCCTGGAGTACGCCGTACCGGGCGCGCGCTGGGTCCCCACGTATGACCTGCACCTGCCCAAGACGCTGGAAGAAGGAACGATGCGCATGCGCGCGTCCATCATCCAGCGCACGGGCGAGGACTGGTCCGGCGTGAAGCTGGCCGTGTCCACCGCCGCGCTGGACCGAAGGGCCGAGGTCCCCGAGCTCAAGGCCCTGCGCATCGGACGTCGGCAACCCGCACCGCCTCGCTCCGGTTGGCGCGAGCCGCCTCCGGGACTGGATGAGCTCTTCGCGGGCTACGACTCCTTCCGTCCCGCGCCCGCGTCCGCATTCAAGAACCAGCCCCTCAACGGCCCCGGCGCCGCTCCGTACCAGGCCGCCATCGGCGGCGTGCTCCCGCAGGAAGGCGCGGCGGCCCCGGACATGACGGCTCAGCTCGAGGAGGCCACTTCCGGCGGCGCGCCTCAGGCGAAGAAGAAGTCACGGCCTCATCGGGACGTCGACATGGCGGGGGCCCCGGCACCCGCGATGGCCGCGCCCGGAGGACCCGCCTCCGCGTCTGCCTCCCGGTCCGCGCCACGTCCCCCGTCGGCGCCCATGGCCTCGAAGCCCTCGCAGAACCTGGCCCGCATGGAGCCAGAGGACATGCCCGCACGCAGCCGCGCGCGCGGCTTCCGAGGAGGAGCCCCCTCCCCGAAGCAGTACGAGGGCATGGACGACGATGACATGGCCAAGGAGAGCCTGTCCCTCGACGAGCCCATGATGGCGGACCTCGCCCCGGAGCCCGAGTCGGAGGATGGCTTCGGGGGCTCGGCCGAGAAGCCGGGCGCCACGTCGCGTCTGGACCCCGCCGACCAGTGGCTGGACTACGAGCGGCTGTCCCTGGGCCCCGCGGATGGCGAGTCCTCCGCGCGCGGCCGGCTCCACCCTCGCCCCAGTCACGTCACGCGCGAGGTGATGGCCCTGTCGGCCATCCAGGTCCAGGTCAACGTCGTCTCCTTCGTGGCCGTGTGTGAGCGGGAGGTGGCCAGCCTCTGGCGTGTCCCCGCCCCCGCTTGGACCGTTCCCCCGCGCGAGTCGGCGATGCACTTCGATGCGCGGTTCGACGTGGAGACCCGCGCGGACGTGCCCTCCGATGGGACGTGGCACACGCTGCCTGTCCTCTCCGTCCCCGTGGGATTGTCGCCCGAGTACGTCTGCGTGCCCTCCGTGGAGCCCCGCGCGTTCCGCACGGTGCGCGTGGAGAACCGGACGCCCTACCCGCTCCTCGCGGGCCCGGTGGATGTCACGCTCGGCGACGAGTTCCTGATGACGTCACCGCTGCCCACCATGCCTCCAGGCTCGACGCAGCGCCTGGGCTTGGGCGTCGAGGAGTCCATCAAGGTCGCGCGCAACACGCGCTTCGACGAAGCCTCCGGCGGCATCTTCGGCGGCGCGACGATGCTCACGCACCAGGTCTCGGTGGAGCTGGCCAACCGGCTCACCAATCGAATCCTCATCGAGGTGTGCGAGCGCGTGCCCGCGGTGCCCTCGAACTTCGAGAAGGACATCAAGGTGGAGGAGACGGAGGTGGCGCCGCATTGGCAGAAACGCACGCCCTTGCCAGGGGAAGTCCCCGTGGAGGGAGAGCGCGCGTGGCGCGTGGTGCTCCAGCCCGGTGAAGCCCAGACGCTCAAGGCCACATGGACCGTGAAGATTCCCGCCAGCAAGATGCTGGGCGGCGGAAACAGGAGGACCTGA
- a CDS encoding mucoidy inhibitor MuiA family protein — MSTPFTLPVVKVTLLEDRALVERRGEVPLVPGAQRLVVSGLSPLAVDRSLQAKLAGGTVSQARVRRARKPQPPEALREHTTRLDQRVADLEQEERQRSSDVSRLTARQDLLTTAHADVYRAISEQAGGGMSRAETWKQQLDSVRQELEAAGEALRQAQREHLRVQHQLEEARRARAGTQQEEARLDVQAELEVGHPAGGTALLSVTYLVPCAAWRPAYRATLESSSEGTNTTVRLECEAVVWQRTEEEWKDVELAFSTARPTLGAAPPRLETDWLFLRDKTDREKQVVEVAVREEVIQTAGEGGAAKRDEGLPGMDDGGEALTLAAPHRATVPSDGEPHRVPLFHFTAPAASELLVCPELSPLVHRVARFDNVSPAVLLAGPVDLVRQSGYVGRSQLRFTGKGERVRLGFGSEDSLRVARQTDLQEDVSRLTGRKVKTHHVRMFVSNMGPKPAAVALEERLPVSEVESVEVVLQKEATRPAPTRVSTEGIARFELTAPPRSQQELTLVYTVTSSSKVAGL; from the coding sequence ATGAGCACGCCCTTCACCCTGCCGGTGGTCAAGGTCACCCTCCTGGAAGACCGCGCCCTCGTCGAGCGCCGAGGCGAGGTTCCCTTGGTTCCGGGCGCCCAGCGACTGGTCGTCTCCGGGCTGTCGCCCCTGGCCGTGGACCGCTCGCTCCAAGCGAAGCTCGCCGGAGGCACCGTGTCCCAGGCCCGCGTGCGCCGCGCGCGCAAGCCCCAGCCGCCCGAGGCCCTGCGCGAGCACACCACCCGACTGGACCAGCGCGTGGCGGACCTGGAGCAGGAGGAACGCCAGCGCAGCTCGGACGTGAGTCGGCTGACGGCTCGCCAGGACCTGCTGACGACCGCGCACGCGGATGTCTACCGCGCCATCTCCGAGCAGGCCGGCGGAGGCATGTCGCGCGCCGAGACGTGGAAGCAACAGCTCGACTCCGTGCGCCAGGAGCTGGAGGCCGCGGGCGAGGCCCTGCGGCAGGCACAGCGCGAGCACCTCCGCGTGCAGCACCAGCTGGAGGAGGCACGTCGCGCACGCGCCGGGACGCAGCAGGAGGAGGCACGGCTCGACGTCCAGGCGGAGCTGGAGGTGGGGCACCCCGCGGGTGGCACCGCGCTCTTGTCCGTCACGTATCTGGTGCCCTGCGCGGCCTGGCGCCCCGCGTATCGCGCGACGCTGGAGTCGTCGTCCGAGGGGACGAACACGACGGTGCGGCTGGAGTGCGAGGCGGTGGTGTGGCAGCGCACGGAGGAGGAGTGGAAGGACGTGGAGCTGGCGTTCTCCACCGCGCGTCCCACGCTGGGCGCGGCGCCGCCTCGGCTGGAGACGGACTGGCTCTTCCTGCGCGACAAGACAGACCGGGAGAAGCAGGTCGTCGAAGTGGCGGTGCGCGAGGAGGTCATCCAGACGGCGGGCGAAGGCGGTGCGGCGAAGCGCGACGAGGGACTGCCCGGAATGGATGACGGCGGTGAGGCCCTGACGCTCGCGGCGCCTCATCGGGCCACGGTTCCCTCCGATGGCGAGCCGCATCGCGTCCCCCTGTTCCACTTCACCGCGCCCGCGGCCTCCGAGCTGCTCGTGTGTCCGGAGCTGTCACCGCTGGTCCATCGGGTGGCGCGCTTCGACAACGTGAGTCCGGCGGTGCTGCTCGCGGGCCCGGTGGACCTGGTGCGGCAGAGTGGCTACGTCGGCCGCTCGCAGCTTCGCTTCACCGGGAAGGGCGAGCGCGTGCGGCTGGGCTTCGGGAGTGAGGACTCGCTGCGGGTGGCTCGGCAGACGGACCTCCAGGAGGACGTGAGCCGGCTGACGGGGCGCAAGGTGAAGACGCACCACGTGCGGATGTTCGTCTCCAACATGGGGCCGAAGCCCGCGGCGGTGGCGCTCGAGGAGCGGCTTCCTGTCTCCGAGGTGGAGTCCGTGGAGGTGGTGCTCCAGAAGGAAGCCACACGGCCCGCGCCCACGCGAGTGAGCACGGAGGGCATCGCGCGCTTCGAGCTGACCGCGCCTCCGCGCTCCCAGCAGGAGCTGACGCTGGTCTACACGGTGACCAGCTCGTCGAAGGTCGCGGGGCTGTAG
- a CDS encoding transporter substrate-binding domain-containing protein, with protein MECCSRWLFVVALLVSVTACKQDPPAPPPAPPVVAAVEPEDPPFPEQALPLPAEDAQANAIPAKPPEPPFTGDLPALRTRGVLRVLVETIDERSLPRQGMPRSQDRAILERFAEKHGLTAEFIPVERFDQLIPMLREGRGDVIAADLTVTPERAKELAFTRPLALVSEVLVGKRGASGLPRKPEELAGRTVHVRASSTFAASLATLAKDKARGLVVEPVAESLDSEELAWKVTQGELPLTVVDSHLLAAIETYNPNVEALFTIAEKRALAWGVRLDNPALRGALDAFLIERALTEHHQQLFTGDLDGIRKRGVLRVLTRNSPVTYYLHRGGQAGFDYTMAKLVADALKVRLEILVPPSYEALLSWLKEGRGDMVAAALTVTLERQREVAFSSPYLFVDEVLVQRAGAEKPTTLADLKGRAIHVRRSSSHFATLSALAPGHGFVLVEEPEDQDAETLIERVARGEIPFTVTDSHILAAELVYRDDVEVALTVPGQGTPAGKEGHYGIAFAVRQQSPKLRAFLNGFVKKTYRGTEYNLARRRYFEGRREEAPATTEEAVLAGTISPYDGLVRSYSARYGLDWRLMVAQMFQESRFDPRARSWVGAQGLFQVMPNTGTELGFRKLEDPEQGIHAGVKYMHQLIGRIAPEIPFKQRLRFALASYNAGLGHVLDARRLAQEQGLDPNRWFGHVEKAMLLLEKPHYYRRARHGYCRGSEPVKYVSEIQTRYGNYVAVVQH; from the coding sequence ATGGAGTGCTGTTCCCGCTGGCTGTTCGTCGTCGCGCTGCTCGTGAGTGTCACCGCCTGCAAGCAGGACCCGCCCGCTCCTCCGCCGGCACCTCCCGTCGTGGCCGCCGTCGAGCCGGAAGACCCACCGTTCCCCGAACAGGCCCTGCCGCTCCCCGCCGAAGACGCGCAAGCGAACGCCATCCCCGCGAAGCCGCCCGAGCCTCCCTTCACCGGAGACCTCCCCGCGCTTCGCACGCGCGGCGTGTTGCGAGTCCTCGTGGAGACCATCGATGAGCGCTCCCTGCCACGCCAGGGCATGCCTCGTTCGCAGGACCGGGCCATCCTGGAGCGCTTCGCCGAGAAGCACGGGCTGACCGCCGAGTTCATCCCCGTCGAGCGCTTCGACCAGCTCATCCCGATGCTGCGTGAAGGCCGAGGCGACGTCATCGCCGCGGACCTCACCGTCACCCCCGAGCGCGCCAAGGAGCTCGCGTTCACCCGACCGCTCGCGCTCGTCAGCGAAGTGCTCGTCGGCAAGCGAGGCGCCTCCGGTTTGCCTCGCAAGCCCGAGGAGCTCGCGGGCCGCACGGTCCATGTGCGCGCCAGCTCCACTTTCGCCGCATCCCTCGCGACCCTCGCCAAGGACAAGGCTCGGGGACTCGTCGTCGAGCCCGTGGCCGAGAGCCTCGACTCCGAGGAGCTGGCCTGGAAGGTCACCCAAGGCGAGCTCCCGCTCACCGTCGTGGACAGCCACCTGCTCGCCGCCATCGAGACCTACAACCCGAACGTCGAGGCCCTCTTCACCATCGCGGAGAAGCGCGCCCTCGCGTGGGGCGTGCGGCTGGACAACCCCGCGCTGCGCGGTGCCCTGGATGCCTTCCTCATCGAGCGGGCCCTCACCGAGCATCACCAACAACTGTTCACCGGAGACCTCGACGGCATCCGCAAGCGCGGCGTGCTGAGAGTCCTCACGCGCAACAGCCCCGTCACCTACTACCTCCACCGAGGAGGACAGGCCGGCTTCGACTACACGATGGCGAAGCTGGTGGCGGACGCTCTCAAGGTGCGGCTCGAGATCCTCGTCCCGCCTTCCTATGAGGCGCTCCTCTCCTGGTTGAAGGAGGGCAGGGGAGACATGGTCGCCGCCGCGCTCACCGTCACCCTGGAGCGTCAGCGCGAGGTCGCCTTCTCGAGCCCGTACCTCTTCGTGGACGAGGTCCTCGTGCAGCGCGCGGGCGCAGAGAAGCCCACCACCCTCGCGGACCTGAAGGGCCGCGCGATTCACGTCCGCCGCTCCTCCAGCCACTTCGCCACCTTGAGCGCCCTGGCTCCTGGGCACGGCTTCGTCCTCGTCGAGGAGCCCGAGGACCAGGACGCCGAGACGCTCATCGAGCGGGTGGCCCGCGGAGAGATTCCCTTCACCGTGACGGACAGCCACATCCTCGCCGCGGAGCTCGTCTATCGCGATGACGTGGAGGTCGCGTTGACCGTGCCCGGTCAAGGCACCCCCGCGGGCAAGGAGGGGCACTACGGCATCGCCTTCGCCGTGCGCCAGCAGAGCCCGAAGCTGCGTGCGTTCCTCAACGGCTTCGTGAAGAAGACCTATCGCGGCACCGAGTACAACCTGGCCCGCCGCCGCTACTTCGAGGGGCGACGTGAGGAGGCCCCCGCGACCACGGAGGAGGCGGTCCTCGCGGGCACCATCTCGCCCTATGACGGACTCGTCCGCTCCTACTCCGCGCGCTACGGCCTGGACTGGCGGCTGATGGTCGCGCAGATGTTCCAGGAGAGCCGCTTCGACCCGCGCGCGAGGAGCTGGGTGGGCGCACAGGGCCTCTTCCAGGTCATGCCGAACACGGGCACGGAGCTGGGCTTCCGGAAGCTCGAGGACCCCGAGCAAGGCATCCACGCGGGCGTGAAGTACATGCACCAGCTCATCGGCCGCATCGCCCCGGAGATTCCCTTCAAGCAGCGGCTGCGCTTCGCCCTGGCCTCGTACAACGCGGGGCTCGGCCACGTGCTGGATGCGCGGCGCCTGGCGCAGGAGCAGGGCCTGGACCCCAACCGCTGGTTCGGCCACGTCGAGAAGGCCATGCTCCTCCTCGAGAAACCGCACTACTACCGCCGCGCCCGGCACGGCTACTGCCGAGGCTCCGAGCCCGTGAAGTACGTCTCCGAAATCCAGACGCGCTACGGGAACTACGTGGCCGTCGTCCAGCACTGA
- a CDS encoding YciI family protein, whose amino-acid sequence MRVMVIVKASPNSEKGVMPKEEMLAAMGKYNEELVKAGIMLAGEGLHPSSKGKRVVFGDGKKPSVVDGPFTETKELIAGYWLWQVRNMDEALEWARRCPNPMPGEEGVLEIRPVFEASDFGEEFTPELRAQEDRLRVELEQQQRAK is encoded by the coding sequence ATGCGCGTGATGGTCATCGTGAAGGCGAGCCCCAACTCCGAGAAGGGCGTCATGCCGAAGGAGGAGATGCTGGCGGCGATGGGGAAGTACAACGAGGAGCTGGTGAAGGCGGGCATCATGCTCGCGGGCGAGGGCCTCCACCCCAGCAGCAAGGGCAAGCGGGTCGTCTTCGGAGACGGGAAGAAGCCGAGTGTGGTCGACGGCCCGTTCACCGAGACCAAGGAGCTGATCGCCGGCTACTGGCTCTGGCAGGTGCGCAACATGGACGAGGCCCTCGAGTGGGCGCGTCGCTGCCCGAACCCGATGCCCGGCGAGGAGGGTGTCCTCGAGATCCGCCCGGTGTTCGAGGCGTCCGACTTCGGCGAGGAGTTCACCCCCGAGCTCCGCGCTCAGGAAGATCGCCTCCGTGTGGAACTGGAGCAGCAGCAGCGGGCGAAGTAG